In one Micromonospora polyrhachis genomic region, the following are encoded:
- the uvrC gene encoding excinuclease ABC subunit UvrC translates to MADPSTYRPAPGTIPEAPGVYRFRDPTGRVIYVGKAKSLRSRLNSYFGDIWNLHQRTQQMVTTAASVDWVTVGTEVEALQLEYNWIKQYDPRFNVRYRDDKSYPYLAVTLDEEFPRLQVMRGAKRKGVRYFGPYSHAWAIRETLDLLLRVFPARTCSAGVFKRAGQVGRPCLLGDIGKCSAPCVGRVSPAEHRDIVDGFCDFMAGRTDSMVRRLEREMIEASEQLEFERAARLRDDIAALRRAMEKQTVVLGDGTDADVVAFADDPLEAAVQVFHVRDGRVRGQRGWVVEKVEDLSPGDLVRHFCTQVYGGEHGEADVPRELLVPELPSDADTLTAWLSEHRGSRVTLRVPQRGDKKTLLETVARNAGEALTRHKLRRAGDLTTRGKALDEIAEALGMDTSPLRIECYDVSQIQGTDVVASMVVFEDGLPRKSEYRRFAVRGATDDLSAMSEVLRRRFARYLDAAASTQGEPDASVVAGNYFTTEAGDLGVDGPSEVDASALGDGVADDAVLGDETADDDAALGDGVADDAVLGDETADDDVVAEPERPGIDPTTGRPRKFAYPPQLVVVDGGQPQVAAAAAVLAELGITDIALCGLAKRLEEVWVPGDEFPVILPRTSEGLYLLQRIRDEAHRFAITFHRQRRSKRMTASGLDNVPGLGEVRRKALLRHFGSVKRLAAATVDEVVEVPGIGRRTAETIVAALQKGDPPVAS, encoded by the coding sequence GTGGCTGATCCCTCGACCTACCGTCCGGCGCCCGGCACCATCCCCGAGGCGCCCGGGGTCTATCGCTTCCGTGACCCCACCGGTCGGGTGATCTACGTCGGTAAGGCCAAGAGCCTGCGCAGCCGGCTCAACTCCTACTTTGGCGACATCTGGAACCTGCACCAGCGCACCCAGCAAATGGTCACCACCGCGGCCTCCGTCGACTGGGTCACCGTCGGCACCGAGGTCGAGGCGCTCCAGCTCGAATACAACTGGATCAAGCAGTACGACCCTCGGTTCAACGTGCGGTACCGCGACGACAAGTCGTACCCCTATCTGGCGGTGACGCTCGACGAGGAGTTCCCCCGGCTGCAGGTGATGCGGGGTGCCAAGCGCAAGGGGGTGCGCTACTTCGGGCCGTACTCGCACGCCTGGGCGATCCGGGAGACGCTGGACCTGTTGCTGCGGGTCTTCCCCGCGCGGACCTGTTCGGCCGGGGTCTTCAAACGGGCCGGTCAGGTCGGGCGTCCCTGCCTGCTGGGCGACATCGGCAAGTGCTCCGCGCCCTGCGTGGGGCGGGTGTCACCAGCCGAGCACCGGGATATCGTCGACGGCTTCTGCGACTTCATGGCCGGGCGTACCGACAGCATGGTCCGACGCTTGGAACGCGAGATGATCGAGGCCAGCGAGCAGTTGGAGTTCGAGCGGGCCGCCCGGCTGCGCGACGACATCGCCGCACTGCGTCGGGCGATGGAGAAGCAGACCGTGGTGCTCGGTGACGGCACCGACGCCGACGTCGTCGCCTTCGCCGACGACCCGTTGGAGGCCGCCGTCCAGGTTTTCCACGTCCGCGACGGCCGGGTACGAGGCCAGCGCGGCTGGGTGGTGGAGAAGGTGGAGGACCTCAGCCCCGGTGACCTGGTGCGGCACTTCTGCACCCAGGTCTACGGCGGTGAGCACGGTGAGGCCGACGTACCCCGGGAACTGCTGGTGCCGGAACTGCCCAGCGATGCCGACACACTGACGGCCTGGCTGTCGGAACATCGGGGCAGCCGGGTCACCCTGCGGGTGCCGCAGCGGGGCGACAAGAAGACGCTGCTGGAGACGGTCGCCCGTAACGCCGGCGAGGCGTTGACCCGGCACAAGCTGCGCCGGGCCGGTGATCTGACCACCCGGGGGAAGGCGCTCGACGAGATCGCCGAGGCACTGGGGATGGACACCTCACCGCTGCGCATCGAGTGCTACGACGTCTCGCAGATCCAGGGCACCGATGTGGTGGCCAGCATGGTGGTGTTCGAGGACGGGTTGCCCCGTAAGAGCGAATACCGCCGGTTCGCGGTCCGCGGCGCTACCGACGACCTGTCGGCGATGTCCGAGGTGCTGCGTCGCCGGTTCGCTCGCTACCTCGACGCGGCGGCGAGTACCCAGGGCGAACCCGATGCCTCGGTGGTGGCGGGCAACTACTTCACCACCGAGGCCGGCGACCTCGGTGTCGACGGACCGAGCGAGGTGGACGCGTCCGCGCTCGGTGACGGTGTGGCCGACGACGCGGTACTCGGCGACGAAACGGCTGACGACGACGCGGCACTCGGTGACGGTGTGGCCGACGACGCGGTACTCGGCGACGAAACGGCTGACGACGACGTGGTGGCCGAACCGGAACGGCCGGGGATCGACCCCACCACCGGGCGGCCACGCAAGTTCGCGTACCCACCGCAACTGGTGGTGGTCGACGGTGGCCAACCGCAGGTTGCCGCCGCTGCGGCCGTACTGGCCGAGTTGGGCATCACCGACATCGCCCTGTGCGGGCTGGCCAAACGGCTGGAGGAGGTGTGGGTGCCCGGCGACGAGTTCCCGGTGATCCTGCCCCGCACCTCCGAAGGGCTCTACCTGCTACAACGCATCCGGGACGAGGCACACCGGTTCGCCATCACCTTCCACCGACAGCGACGGTCCAAGCGGATGACCGCCTCCGGGCTCGACAACGTCCCCGGATTGGGCGAAGTACGCCGCAAGGCACTGCTGCGGCACTTCGGGTCGGTCAAGCGGCTCGCGGCGGCAACCGTCGACGAGGTCGTCGAGGTGCCCGGCATCGGTCGACGTACCGCCGAGACGATCGTCGCTGCCCTGCAGAAGGGCGACCCGCCAGTCGCATCCTGA
- a CDS encoding Rieske (2Fe-2S) protein yields MSEDQAVPGSGARTRRVLLASAGAVGVAAVLAACGSDDSDGDAGREGTTGNGTGAPPTGSDPGSSGTAPGNSGALARTSDIPVGGGKIFAEQGVVITQPTAGEFKGFSALCTHKECPLSSVDGGTINCTCHGSKFSVVDGSVKVKPATEPLPEKKIKVEGDQIHLL; encoded by the coding sequence ATGAGTGAGGATCAGGCGGTGCCCGGGTCGGGTGCCCGTACGCGTCGTGTGCTGTTGGCGAGCGCCGGTGCGGTCGGGGTCGCGGCGGTTCTGGCCGCATGCGGCAGCGACGACTCCGACGGGGACGCGGGGCGCGAGGGTACGACCGGTAACGGGACCGGGGCGCCGCCCACCGGCAGCGACCCGGGCAGCTCCGGCACCGCCCCGGGCAACTCCGGTGCGCTGGCCCGGACGAGCGACATCCCGGTCGGCGGCGGAAAGATCTTCGCTGAGCAGGGGGTGGTGATCACCCAGCCCACCGCCGGTGAGTTCAAGGGCTTCAGTGCGCTCTGCACCCACAAGGAGTGCCCGCTCTCCAGCGTCGATGGCGGCACGATCAACTGCACCTGCCACGGCAGCAAGTTCTCCGTGGTCGACGGCTCCGTCAAGGTGAAGCCGGCCACCGAGCCGCTGCCGGAAAAGAAGATCAAGGTCGAGGGCGACCAGATCCACCTGCTCTGA
- a CDS encoding TcmI family type II polyketide cyclase, with protein MSRLLIAGKIVPGAEERIAEIFTESDRSELPDITGTRHRSLYRLGDLFVHLLEMDGAGPGLEAGTRHPLFIQMQKELSTCTSPYLATWRSPRDAMMTCFYRWDAPILASGNPE; from the coding sequence ATGAGTCGTCTGCTGATCGCTGGCAAGATCGTTCCCGGCGCGGAAGAGCGGATAGCGGAGATCTTCACCGAGTCGGACAGGTCGGAGCTGCCCGACATCACCGGCACCCGACATCGGTCGCTGTATCGCCTGGGCGACCTCTTCGTGCACCTGCTCGAAATGGACGGGGCCGGTCCGGGACTGGAGGCGGGCACCCGGCACCCGCTGTTCATCCAGATGCAGAAGGAGCTGTCGACCTGCACGTCGCCGTACCTGGCCACCTGGCGCTCGCCCCGGGACGCCATGATGACGTGCTTCTACCGTTGGGATGCGCCGATACTCGCGTCGGGGAACCCAGAGTGA